A section of the Kluyveromyces lactis strain NRRL Y-1140 chromosome F complete sequence genome encodes:
- the ALG7 gene encoding UDP-N-acetylglucosamine--dolichyl-phosphate N-acetylglucosaminephosphotransferase (similar to uniprot|P07286 Saccharomyces cerevisiae YBR243C ALG7 UDP-N-acetyl-glucosamine-1-P transferase transfers Glc-Nac-P from UDP-GlcNac to Dol-P in the ER in the first step of the dolichol pathway of protein asparagine-linked glycosylation inhibited by tunicamycin): MLSYFLLLFAIAIIVYFKDVSPIGSAVGFSVIGYVAVDVLIPQVGDSFIKIGLFGKDMSKPGRPVIPETIGSVSATVYLFIMFFSIPFMFYKYLVITSGGGNRDLVSQESTEEQLFPHSKLSEFLSALLCLESTILLGAADDLFDLRWRHKFFLPAIAAIPLLVVYYVDFSVTHVLIPKFVQELIGTSKTSIDLGAFYYCYMASVAIFCPNSINILAGVNGLEVGQSIVLGLIFMINDVLYLTMGVNGHARESHLFSLLLIVPFLGVSLALFKWNRWPAKVFVGDTYCYFAGMVFAVVGILGHFSKTTLLFFLPQIFNFIYSAPQIFGLVPCPRHRLPKFNESDWLMYTSRADLIKEKPKPVMQPILRLLHKLRLIDLNIDPKTNTILDCSNMTLINLMIVWFGPMREDKLCYSILALQFIIGISAICLRHLIGSLLFGNDNLWNIV, encoded by the coding sequence ATGctttcttattttttgCTACTGTTTGCTATTGCAATAATTGTATATTTTAAAGATGTATCTCCTATCGGATCTGCAGTAGGGTTTTCTGTAATTGGCTACGTGGCAGTTGATGTATTGATCCCACAAGTAGGTGATTCCTTCATCAAGATTGGTTTATTTGGCAAAGATATGAGTAAACCTGGTAGGCCAGTGATTCCAGAAACAATTGGATCTGTATCTGCTACAGTGTATTTGTTTATCATGTTCTTTTCGATTCCTTTCATGTTTTACAAATATTTGGTGATAACCTCTGGAGGTGGAAATAGAGATCTGGTTTCTCAAGAATCGACGGAGGAACAGCTATTCCCACATAGTAAGTTAAGTGAATTTTTAAGTGCACTTTTATGTCTTGAATCCACGATATTACTAGGTGCTGCTGACGATTTGTTTGATCTTCGCTGGAGACATAAATTCTTCCTACCAGCAATTGCTGCGATTCCATTACTTGTAGTCTACTATGTTGATTTTAGCGTTACCCATGTTTTGATCCCTAAGTTTGTACAAGAGTTAATTGGTACAAGCAAGACATCCATTGATTTAGGCGCTTTCTATTACTGCTATATGGCTTCGGTCGCCATTTTCTGTCCAAATTCAATTAATATATTGGCTGGTGTCAATGGACTTGAAGTTGGGCAGAGCATTGTCCTAGGCCTAATATTTATGATTAATGATGTGTTGTATTTAACTATGGGTGTGAACGGACATGCTCGTGAATCACACCTATTCTCACTTTTATTGATCGTCCCATTCCTCGGAGTCTCACTAGCATTGTTCAAATGGAACCGCTGGCCTGCAAAAGTATTTGTCGGTGATACTTACTGTTACTTCGCTGGTATGGTTTTCGCTGTAGTCGGTATTCTTGGACACTTCTCGAAGACTACGTTACTATTCTTTCTACCacaaatcttcaatttcatctaTTCAGCTCCACAAATATTCGGATTGGTGCCTTGCCCAAGGCATAGACTACCGAAATTTAACGAGAGTGATTGGCTAATGTACACATCACGAGCAGATcttataaaagaaaaaccgAAGCCAGTAATGCAACCGATATTGAGACTTTTGCACAAATTGCGATTAATCGATTTGAACATCGATCCCAAAACAAATACAATTTTAGATTGCAGTAATATGACGTTAATCAATTTAATGATTGTGTGGTTTGGGCCTATGAGGGAAGATAAGCTATGTTACTCTATACTCGCGCTGCAATTCATTATTGGAATATCTGCGATATGTCTAAGACATTTAATTGGATCACTATTATTCGGGAACGATAATTTATGGAACATCGTTTAG
- the SEH1 gene encoding Seh1p (similar to uniprot|P53011 Saccharomyces cerevisiae YGL100W SEH1 Nuclear pore protein homologous to Sec13p), whose amino-acid sequence MKPFLTGHSDLVHDISYDFYGRRVATCSSDQHIKVFKLDKETNEWELSESWKAHDSSIVSLDWAAPEFGRIIASVSYDKTIKLWEEDPDALELSGKRWQKLCTLNDATGPLFSVKFAPSHLGLRLAALGNDGKLRLYDALESSDLRSWTLTSEITVLNTPPASHLQSDFCLSWCPSRFSTERLVISAMDQATIYQRNKQGKLVPAGHLKGHTGLIRSIAWAPSVGRWYQLIATGCKDGKLRIFKVTESRNNGTNIINEENDNNANIERDGPPIDSSAIDADGSVANLHVELISEHSDHQGEVWSVSWNLTGTILSSTGDDGKIRLWKASYSNEFRCMSVVQAAR is encoded by the coding sequence ATGAAACCGTTTTTGACAGGACACTCAGACCTAGTGCACGATATTAGTTATGACTTTTACGGTCGTCGAGTCGCAACATGTTCCAGCGACCAACATATCAAGGTGTTCAAGCTAGACAAGGAAACGAATGAGTGGGAATTGAGCGAAAGTTGGAAGGCTCACGATAGCAGTATTGTGTCTCTTGATTGGGCCGCACCAGAATTTGGTCGTATCATCGCGAGTGTCTCATACGATAAGACTATCAAACTATGGGAGGAGGATCCAGATGCCCTTGAGTTATCCGGAAAGCGTTGGCAAAAACTTTGTACGTTGAACGATGCGACAGGACCGTTGTTCAGCGTAAAATTTGCTCCATCGCATTTGGGACTAAGGCTAGCTGCATTGGGGAATGATGGTAAGTTACGTCTTTATGATGCGTTAGAGTCTTCCGATCTTAGGTCATGGACCCTGACAAGCGAGATTACCGTCTTAAATACTCCACCTGCATCACATCTACAATCGGATTTTTGTCTGTCCTGGTGTCCCTCCAGATTTTCAACAGAAAGATTAGTTATCAGTGCCATGGATCAGGCAACTATctaccaaagaaacaaacagGGAAAATTGGTCCCAGCAGGACATTTGAAGGGTCACACTGGATTAATCAGATCCATTGCGTGGGCACCATCAGTGGGCAGGTGGTACCAATTGATCGCTACGGGCTGCAAAGATGGGAAATTAAGAATATTCAAAGTAACCGAATCGCGTAACAACGGTACGAATATTATAAACGAAGAAAACGATAACAATGCAAACATAGAACGTGATGGCCCACCCATTGACAGCTCCGCCATTGATGCAGATGGATCAGTGGCTAACCTTCACGTCGAGCTGATCAGCGAACATTCAGACCATCAGGGCGAGGTATGGTCCGTATCTTGGAATCTCACAGGTACAATCCTAAGTAGTACCGGAGATGATGGTAAGATTCGGTTATGGAAAGCATCTTACTCGAACGAGTTCAGGTGTATGAGTGTGGTACAAGCGGCAAGGTGA
- a CDS encoding HD domain-containing protein (similar to uniprot|P38331 Saccharomyces cerevisiae YBR242W Hypothetical ORF or YGL101W uniprot|P53144 Saccharomyces cerevisiae YGL101W Hypothetical ORF): MYRTFSYFSKQSSITFRLTHQKGNLFDSSCRFFSSRPLPTSKMTMEWNPRDHVPAEVKELLSEPQPNYVLAFLHIVEQLKLQKRTGWIDHDIIPCESIADHMYRMGVTTMLIKDPNVDVKKCVRIALVHDIAESLVGDITPFDPVTKEEKHQRELDTITYLCEEIIKPYNSVAADEILSDWLAYENISSLEARYVKDIDKFEMLVQCFEYEKRHSGTKDLSQFYGAVSSIKTEEVKSWVSHLVKRRTEFFQQL, translated from the coding sequence ATGTACAGGACATTTTCATATTTTAGTAAACAATCATCGATAACATTTAGATTAACTCATCAGAAGGGCAACTTATTTGATAGTTCGTGTcgatttttttcatcacGACCACTTCCAACATCAAAGATGACTATGGAGTGGAATCCTAGGGATCATGTTCCAGCTGAAGTGAAGGAACTGTTGTCTGAACCTCAGCCTAACTATGTGTTAGCATTTTTGCATATTGTGGAACAATTGAAGCTACAGAAGAGAACAGGTTGGATTGACCATGACATTATCCCTTGTGAGAGTATCGCAGATCATATGTACCGTATGGGGGTTACTACTATGTTGATCAAAGATCCAAATGTTGATGTCAAAAAATGTGTTCGCATAGCATTAGTGCATGACATCGCTGAATCTCTAGTCGGTGATATAACACCGTTTGATCCAGTAACAAAGGAGGAAAAGCATCAAAGAGAACTTGATACCATTACGTATTTATGCGAGGAAATTATAAAACCTTACAACTCAGTTGCAGCCGATGAGATTTTGTCTGACTGGTTAGCATATGAAAACATTAGCTCACTAGAAGCAAGATACGTTAAGGATATTGACAAGTTCGAAATGCTGGTACAATGTTTCGAATATGAGAAAAGGCATAGTGGTACAAAAGATTTGTCTCAATTCTATGGTGCAGTAAGCAGCATTAAGACTGAGGAAGTCAAATCATGGGTATCCCATTTAGTCAAAAGACGTACAGAATTTTTCCAGCAGCTATAA
- the GPX2 gene encoding glutathione peroxidase GPX2 (highly similar to uniprot|P40581 Saccharomyces cerevisiae YIR037W HYR1 Thiol peroxidase that functions as a hydroperoxide receptor to sense intracellular hydroperoxide levels and transduce a redox signal to the Yap1p transcription factor), with amino-acid sequence MSKFYELAPKDKKGEPFPFTQLEGKVVLIVNVASKCGFTPQYKELEALYKKYEDKGFIVLGFPCNQFGHQEPGTDEEISQFCQLNYGVSFPILKKVDVNGSEADPVYDFLKNEKSGLLGFKGIKWNFEKFLVDKKGTVVERYSSLTKPSSLEEPIEKLLNE; translated from the coding sequence ATGTCTAAGTTTTACGAATTAGCACCAAAGGACAAAAAGGGCGAACCATTCCCATTCACTCAGCTAGAAGGTAAAGTTGTTTTAATTGTCAACGTTGCTTCCAAGTGCGGGTTCACTCCTCAATATAAGGAACTAGAAGCTTTGTACAAGAAGTACGAGGATAAAGGGTTCATTGTGTTGGGTTTCCCATGTAACCAGTTTGGACATCAAGAGCCAGGTACTGATGAAGAGATTTCTCAGTTCTGTCAACTAAACTACGGTGTTTCTTTCCCaatcttgaagaaggttGATGTGAACGGTTCTGAAGCTGACCCAGTCTACGACTTCTTGAAGAACGAAAAATCCGGATTGTTGGGTTTCAAGGGTATCAAATggaactttgaaaaattccttGTTGACAAGAAGGGTACCGTTGTTGAAAGGTACAGTTCTTTGACTAAGCCATCTTCGTTAGAAGAAcctattgaaaaattgttgaatgaATAA